Proteins from one Podospora pseudoanserina strain CBS 124.78 chromosome 1, whole genome shotgun sequence genomic window:
- a CDS encoding hypothetical protein (COG:J; EggNog:ENOG503NWAS), producing MSDSGSLRGAYTPGRTATAYRKPRKQHFGRAGSAIKMAACSISRVMNHLLIQLGAFAWLSESPAWALSNAFDVREASIDSVHNALFTQITTCREIVSAFIARVEEFNPTVNAIISLNPEALSIANKLDERIAAGNVTGSLFCIPVVLKDNYDAVGTNTTGACLDLANSKPLEDAPTVTALRNAGAVILGKANLHEMALEGLTVSSLGGQTVNPYDKTRTPGGSSGGTGAAVASNFAIFGTGTDTVNSLRSPANAGSLFSFRPTRGLISRAGVIPVSFTQDTVGAIARNPKDLAVALTVMASVGFDPNDNVTALVPPEVRGRDYSASLYGGSLTGRRFGFLDGFLNHTASAETTPVNDVMADMVEKLKGAGATVVNITESIYNTVTLAALDVQIYEFREVLDAYLARPRLGGSPRPDSFAELYNSGRFLVIPGQSGMIRSSLVSSTANTAYLDSLRKIQDLTQALDATFVRNNLDALIYPQQKNLVVKTGSPSQSGRNGILAALTGRPVVHVPAGFSPPSEDAPIGVPIGMEILGRPFAEGLLLNIANHIAEKFPMRRMPPFANGTVEARAYESVPVIRPDTGNIPGVYPIGVF from the exons ATGAGTGACTCTGGATCACTGCGGGGCGCTTACACACCTGGACGGACAGCCACCGCATATCGCAAACCTAGGAAGCAACATTTTGGACGGGCAGGTTCAGCCATAAAG ATGGCAGCTTGTTCCATATCACGAGTCATGAACCATCTTCTGATCCAACTCGGAGCCTTTGCTTGGCTTTCTGAGTCTCCTGCATGGGCGCTCAGCAATGCGTTTGATGTCCGAGAAGCTAGTATCGACAGTGTGCACAATGCCTTGTTCACCCAAATCACTACCTGCAGAGAGATTGTCTCGGCGTTCATCGCGCGTGTCGAGGAGTTCAACCCAACTGTCAATGCCATCATCTCGCTGAACCCAGAGGCGTTGTCGATCGCGAACAAGCTGGACGAGCGGATTGCCGCCGGCAATGTCACGGGCTCGCTTTTTTGCATCCCAGTGGTGCTCAAGGATAACTACGATGCTGTCGGGACGAACACAACGGGGGCTTgccttgaccttgccaaCAGCAAGCCGTTGGAGGATGCCCCGACCGTCACAGCTCTGAGAAACGCCGGTGCTGTCATTCTCGGCAAGGCAAACCTCCACGAAATGGCTCTTGAGGGCTTGACCGTCTCGTCTCTGGGCGGCCAGACCGTCAACCCGTACGACAAGACTCGGACGCCAGGAGGAAGCAGTGGGGGGACTGGAGCAGCGGTGGCCTCCAACTTCGCCATCTTTGGCACGGGGACTGACACGGTAAACTCACTGAGAAGTCCTGCCAATGCGGGCTCGTTGTTTAGTTTTCGCCCTACGAGGGGCCTGATTTCTCGTGCCGGAGTGATTCCCGTCAGCTTCACACAGGACACTGTCGGCGCGATTGCTCGCAATCCGAAGGATCTGGCTGTTGCGCTGACTGTTATGGCAAGTGTGGGATTTGACCCCAATGATAACGTCACGGCCTTGGTCCCGCCAGAGGTGCGGGGCAGGGACTATTCAGCCTCGTTGTATGGTGGTAGTCTGACGGGTCGACGGTTCGGTTTCCTAGACGGCTTCTTGAACCATACCGCCTCTGCCGAGACGACTCCGGTCAACGATGTCATGGCTGACATGGTAGAAAAGCTGAAAGGAGCCGGTGCCACAGTTGTCAACATCACCGAATCCATCTACAACACTGTCACCCTTGCAGCCCTCGACGTCCAAATCTACGAGTTCAGGGAGGTCCTCGACGCCTACCTCGCCCGGCCACGACTCGGCGGCTCCCCTCGCCCAGACAGCTTCGCCGAGCTGTACAACAGCGGCAGATTCCTCGTCATCCCGGGCCAGTCAGGCATGATTCGATCCTCCCTtgtctcctccaccgctaACACAGCCTATCTCGACTCCCTCCGCAAAATCCAGGACCTCACCCAAGCATTGGACGCAACCTTTGTCAGGAACAACCTCGACGCGTTGATCTATCCCCAGCAAAAAAACCTCGTCGTCAAGACTGGCTCCCCGTCCCAGAGCGGGAGGAATGGGATTCTGGCCGCGTTGACTGGGCGGCCGGTGGTTCACGTACCGGCGGGCTTCTCGCCTCCGTCGGAGGACGCGCCGATTGGTGTACCGATAGGGATGGAGATACTGGGGAGGCCGTTtgcggaggggttgctgttgaATATCGCGAATCATATTGCTGAGAAGTTTCCTatgaggaggatgccgcCGTTTGCTaatgggacggtggaggcGAGGGCGTATGAGAGTGTGCCGGTTATCAGGCCGGATACGGGGAATATTCCGGGGGTGTATCCTATTGGGGTGTTTTAA
- a CDS encoding hypothetical protein (EggNog:ENOG503NUBU; COG:A) translates to MSDWDNKNNQTTSNEVVDSFATGDLAAAVPDLNGDGETKPKPKPAKKVYSEAGSQWTQQVPYNYNEFGDEGHHDWEHNAAVYEFDGEIGDVGPEHPALEIQLFGEPETRKKQGVDFSNIAELEVYQEGPARVDPIASFETAGLHPAMLNNVKLAGYETPTPIQRYCLPAIKMGYDVVAVAQTGSGKTAAYLIPILNQLMGKAKKLAATRPNPAAFREGVDQAVRAEPLVVIVCPSRELAVQVFTEARKFCYRTMLRPCVIYGGGPSSEQRAQLQKGCDVLIASPGRLIDFMDDTRLLTLRRVRYMVLDEADEMLHDDWKGDFDTIMSGGEIEEGNVRYMLFSATFPKQFRDLAKNHLAETHVRLRVGRAGSTHRNIKQVVYETAPFNKKSALIDLLESLPPTRTIIFVNSKRTADELDDFLYNLKFPCTSMHADRTQKEREAALRGFRSGLAPILITTGVTARGIDVRNVMHVINYDLPSMDYGGIEEYTHRIGRTGRIGHRGMASSFFTERDEPIASVLTRTLLETGQEIPDFLAGYIPEDVAHLRFEADSDFDETENAADNFGGDANDGDDGGDDPWGAGDAAPVAQPAAEKESGW, encoded by the exons ATGTCTGATTGggacaacaagaacaaccaGACGACCTCCAACGAGGTTGTCGACTCCTTTGCCACGGGCGatcttgccgccgccgtccccgACCTTAATGGTGACGGTGagaccaagcccaagcccaagcccgcAAAAAAGGTCTACAGCGAGGCCGGCTCTCAGTGGACCCAGCAGGTCCCTTACAACTACAACgagtttggtgatgagggtcACCACGACTGGGAGCACAATGCTGCCGTCTACGAGTTCGACGGCGAGATTGGGGATGTTGGCCCTGAGCATCCTGCTCTCGAGATCCAGCTTTTCGGCGAGCCCGAGACTCGCAAGAAGCAGGGCGTCGACTTTTCCAA CATTGCTGAACTCGAGGTCTACCAGGAGGGCCCTGCTCGCGTCGACCCCATTGCTAGCTTTGAGACCGCTGGCCTCCATCCTGCTATGCTGAACAACGTTAAGCTTGCTGGTTATGAGACCCCGACTCCCATTCAGCGTTACTGCCTGCCTGCCATCAAGATGGGCTATGACGTGGTCGCTGTCGCCCAGACAG GTTCCGGCAAGACTGCCGCCTATCTGATTCCCATCCTGAATCAGTTGATgggcaaggccaagaagttGGCCGCTACGCGTCCCAATCCCGCCGCCTTCCGCGAGGGTGTCGACCAGGCTGTCCGCGCTGAGCCCCTCGTTGTCATCGTCTGCCCCAGCCGTGAGCTGGCTGTTCAAGTCTTCACCGAAGCCCGGAAGTTTTGCTACCGCACCATGCTTCGCCCTTGCGTCATTTACGGTGGCGGTCCTTCCAGTGAGCAGCGCGCCCAGCTCCAAAAGGGCTGCGACGTTCTCATTGCGTCTCCCGGTCGTCTGATCGACTTCATGGACGATACCAGACTCTTGACCCTCCGCCGTGTTCGTTACATGGTCCTTGACGAGGCTGATGAGATGCTTCACGATGACTGGAAGGGTGATTTCGACACGATCATGTCTGGTGGCG AGATCGAGGAGGGGAATGTGAGATACATGTTGTTCTCGGCCACTTTCCCCAAGCAATTCCGGGACTTGGCCAAGAACCATCTGGCCGAGACTCATGTCCGTCTGCGCGTCGGCCGTGCCGGTAGCACCCACCGGAACATCAAGCAGGTGGTTTACGAGACGGCTCCTTTCAATAAGAAGTCGGCTCTCATCGATCTTTTGGAGTCTTTGCCTCCCACTCGCACCATCATTTTCGTCAACAGCAAGCGGACTGCTGACGAGTTGGATGACTTCCTCTACAATTTGAAGTTTCCCTGCACATCGATGCACGCCGACCGCACCCAAAAGGAGCGTGAGGCTGCATTACGTGGTTTCCGCAGCGGGTTGGCTCCCATTCTGATCACCACTGGTGTCACTGCTCGTGGCATCGACGTGCGCAATGTCATGCACGTTATCAATTACGATCTCCCCTCGATGGACTACGGTGGCATTGAGGAGTACACTCATCGCATCG GTCGCACTGGTCGAATCGGCCATCGTGGCATGGCCTCGTCTTTCTTCACCGAGCGCGATGAGCCCATTGCCTCCGTGCTTACCCGTACCCTTCTCGAGACCGGCCAGGAGATCCCGGACTTCTTGGCTGGCTACATCCCGGAGGATGTCGCTCATCTCCGATTCGAAGCTGATTCAGACTTCGATGAGACCGAAAACGCTGCGGACAACTTTGGCGGTGATGCCaacgatggtgatgatggcggtgacGACCCCTGGGgcgctggtgatgctgctccGGTTGCCCAGCCggccgccgagaaggagTCTGGTTGGTAA
- a CDS encoding hypothetical protein (BUSCO:EOG092624UF; COG:P; EggNog:ENOG503NW00), protein MGAKVRRAKSPTTRSGSPGSGQAKTSSTMNTTEVMRRNIPQSQDSSSEAAAASLMARESFSLDNDPSPKDRDGSSHGFFDLPRQDRRNFGLLVLLYFLQGIPLGLATGSVPFLLKNHMSYGEIGIFSLASYPYSLKLFWSPVVDAVWSPKVGRRKSWILPIQLLSGIGMLWLGSEVEALMATTGKPGGPTVWGFTGWWFFLVLMCATQDIAVDGWALTLLSPANISYASTAQTVGLTAGQFMSYTVFLAFNSPDFANRWIRPIPLDHGVMSLGGYLTFWGWSYILVTLGLFLFKREERTKNEDGIFDVYSSMWKILNLKNIQTIIVVHLIAKIGFQANDAVTSLKLLDKGFGTSNMALTVLIDFPFEIGLGYYAGKWSQQFTPMRLWSWGFAGRLVAALVAQFTVSVFPASGTVTPTYLLMVILQHVFSTFTNTIMFVAVSAFHAKIADPTIGGTYMTLLATVCNLGGTFPRFFILRLVDYFTSATCLPNNLDNLTAAQREKIALAGAPLIKEPFSCAVQADKETCLAGGGICEMQRDGYHVVNILCVAIGVVTFVLYIRPKVLQLQALPLRAWRLASGSPVKH, encoded by the coding sequence ATGGGTGCCAAAGTCCGGCGCGCCAAATCGCCGACGACTCGAAGCGGCTCCCCCGGGTCAGGCCAGGCGaagacctcctccacgaTGAACACAACCGAAGTGATGCGTCGCAACATCCCCCAATCCCAagactcctcctccgaagccgccgccgccagcctcATGGCCCGCGAATCCTTCTCTCTCGACAACGACCCGTCGCCGAAAGACCGTGACGGGAGCAGCCATGGCTTCTTTGATCTGCCGAGACAAGACAGGAGGAATTTTggtctcctcgtcctcctaTACTTCCTCCAGGGCATCCCCCTCGGCCTGGCCACCGGCTCCGTCCCGTTCCTCCTCAAGAACCACATGTCCTACGGCGAAATCGGCATCTTCAGCTTGGCCTCCTACCCCTATTCTCTCAAGCTCTTCTGGTCCCCCGTCGTCGACGCGGTCTGGTCCCCCAAGGTCGGCCGCCGCAAGTCATggatcctccccatccagctCCTCTCAGGCATCGGCATGCTCTGGCTCGGCTCTGAAGTGGAAGCCCTCATGGCAACAACAGGCAAACCCGGCGGCCCAACAGTCTGGGGCTTTACAGGATGGTGgttcttcctcgtcctgaTGTGCGCGACTCAAGACATCGCCGTCGACGGCTGggccctcaccctcctttcCCCAGCCAACATCTCCtacgcctccaccgcccaaaCCGTCGGCCTGACCGCCGGCCAGTTCATGTCCTACACCGTCTTCCTGGCTTTCAACTCGCCTGACTTTGCCAACCGCTGGATCCGCCCCATCCCCCTCGACCACGGAGTCATGTCTCTCGGAGGCTACCTAACCTTCTGGGGCTGGTCCTACATCCTCGTCACCCTaggcctcttcctcttcaaacGAGAAGAGCGCACGAAGAACGAAGACGGCATATTCGACGTCTACTCCTCCATGTGGAAGATCCTCAACCTGAAAAACATTCAGACCATCATTGTCGTCCACCTCATTGCCAAAATCGGCTTCCAGGCCAACGATgccgtcacctccctcaagcTCTTGGACAAGGGGTTCGGCACAAGCAACATGGCCCTCACCGTCCTCATCGACTTCCCCTTTGAGATCGGCCTCGGATACTACGCAGGGAAGTGGTCCCAGCAGTTCACCCCCATGCGCCTCTGGTCCTGGGGCTTCGCCGGCCGCCTCGTCGCCGCCCTCGTGGCACAGTTCACCGTCTCGGTGTTTCCCGCCTCTGGCACCGTCACCCCGACTTACCTCCTCATGGTCATCCTCCAACACGTCTTTTCCACATTCACAAACACAATCATGTTCGTCGCCGTCTCGGCCTTCCACGCCAAGATTGCCGACCCGACCATTGGCGGCACGTACATGACACTGCTGGCAACGGTCTGCAACCTGGGCGGGACCTTTCCCAGGTTCTTCATCCTCAGGCTGGTAGATTACTTCACCAGCGCCACTTGTCTGCCGAATAACCTGGACAACTTGACCGCTGCCCAGCGGGAGAAAATTGCCTTGGCGGGTGCGCCCCTGATCAAGGAGCCGTTCTCGTGTGCTGTTCAGGCGGACAAGGAGACGTGTCTGGCCGGAGGGGGGATATGCGAGATGCAGAGGGATGGGTACCATGTTGTCAACATTTTGTGCGTCGCGATAGGCGTCGTCACGTTTGTGCTGTACATCAGACCCAAGGTCTTGCAGCTGCAGGCCCTGCCGTTGAGGGCTTGGAGGTTGGCTTCAGGGTCGCCAGTAAAACACTGA
- a CDS encoding hypothetical protein (COG:S; EggNog:ENOG503NU4Z), translating to MAPAVDAATRKRVLRVIFVSLLLDLLSFTFILPLFPKLLEFYRNAEAPLDASAPASKTLLSGVLGYLNAYKAAFARPIESRYDIVLLGGALGSLFSLLQAFASPIIGHLSDRHGRRTALLASMAGNILSVLLWVVAVDFRTFLASRVVGGLSEGNVQIATAIATDISDDTSRGSTMALIGACFSIAFTFGPALGAYLSTVPTVAANPFATAASFSLFLIVTETVYLWFSLPETLPKLTGTDKKSTKSEAKPIRRTNSHFLLNFIHFTFLLFFSGMEFSLPFMTYDLFGYSSASNGRLLGYVGLVASLLQGGVTRRLPPLLSVKTGVLACLAAFAMLGRITTVGGLYLAATCLATTSATVVSGLNALSSFEASEDERGRKLGVMRSWGQLGRGLGPVLFTSVYWWAGRGTAYTLGATGIAVVSALVLFGLKTPPGSVKAKTKTSSKVEKSEL from the exons ATGGCACCAGCCGTAGATGCCGCGACCCGGAAAAGGGTTTTGAGGGTCATCTTTGTTTCCCTGCTGTTGGACTTG CTCTCATTTACCTTCATCCTGCCCCTGTTCCCGAAACTGCTCGAGTTCTACCGCAACGCTGAGGCGCCGCTCGATGCTTCCGCCCCGGCTTCCAAGACTCTGCTTTCCGGCGTGCTGGGCTACCTCAATGCGTACAAGGCCGCCTTTGCGCGTCCGATTGAGTCCCGTTATGATATTGTGCTGCTGGGCGGGGCTCTGGGAAGCTTGTTCTC TCTTCTCCAAGCTTTTGCCTCCCCCATCATTGGTCACCTATCTGATCGCCATGGCCGGCGCACTGCTCTTCTCGCCAGCATGGCAGGCAACATTCTCTCTGTCCTTCtttgggttgttgctgtcgacTTCCGaaccttcctcgcctcccgaGTTGTAGGCGGTCTCTCCGAAGGCAACGTCCAGATCGCTACCGCCATTGCAACCGACATCTCCGATGACACCTCCCGCGGCTCCACCATGGCCCTCATCGGCGCATGCTTCTCCATTGCCTTCACCTTCGGTCCGGCTCTGGGTGCTTACCTCTCTACGGTTCCCACCGTGGCAGCCAACCCTTTCGCTACTGCTGCCTCGTTCTCGCTCTTCCTCATCGTTACCGAGACCGTCTACCTCTGGTTCTCTCTTCCCGAGACCCTCCCCAAGTTGACCGGCACAGACAAGAAGAGCACCAAGTCGGAGGCCAAGCCGATTCGCAGAACCAACTCtcacttcctcctcaactttATCCACTTCACTTTCTTACTGTTCTTCTCCGGCATGGAATTCTCTCTGCCCTTCATGACGTATGATCTGTTTGGATATTCCTCGGCCAGTAATGGTCGCCTGCTTGGCTATGTTGGTCTTGTTGCCTCTCTCCTCCAGGGAGGTGTCACTCGCCGTCTTCCACCGCTCCTCTCGGTCAAGACTGGCGTGTTGGCTTGCCTTGCTGCCTTTGCCATGCTCGGTcgcatcaccaccgtcgGTGGTCTGTATCTGGCTGCGACATGCCTCGCTACCACTTCGGCTACTGTTGTTTCTGGCCTGAACGCCCTGAGCAGTTTCGAGGCGAGCGAGGATGAACGCGGCAGGAAGCTGGGTGTTATGAGAAGTTGGGGCCAGCTCGGAAGGGGCCTGGGGCCAGTTTTGTTCACCAGTGTGTACTGGTGGGCCGGGAGAGGCACAGCCTACACCCTCGGTGCGACGGGCATTGCGGTGGTGAGTGCTCTGGTGTTGTTCGGGTTGAAGACGCCACCTGGGTCGGTgaaggccaagaccaagacctCGTCGAAGGTGGAGAAGAGTGAGCTTTAG
- a CDS encoding hypothetical protein (EggNog:ENOG503PN92; COG:S) translates to MRTTVATLLTLAAHVAAHGDEYHDEAPSFSLGGPVDNPFVGKWTTSTVWATTTRTITSCPPVNPDCPAHSTVLTTVTIPVSTTICPVTETEAPPPPPPPTTVLLPSSSSPVTTPAPPPPTTIGTIIPPPITTTTGRPVTAGAATMQKAGGALAVIAVAAALL, encoded by the exons ATGAGGACCACAGTCGCCACCCTTCTCACTCTGGCTGCCCATGTGGCGGCCCACGGAGATGAATATCACGACGAGGCACCTTCGTTCTCTCTCGGTGGCCCCGTTGACAACCCGTTCGTGGGCAAGTGGACCACCAGCACCGTCTGGGCGaccaccacccgcaccaTCACCTCTTGCCCACCAGTCAACCCCGACTGCCCGGCTCACTCGACGGTTCTCACCACTGTTACCATTCCTGTCAGCACAACCATCTGCCCCGTGACGGAGACCGaggctcctccccctcctccacctcccacgaCCGTG ctcctcccctcctcctcctccccggtcaccaccccggcccctcctcctcctaccaCCATCGGAACCATCATCCCGCCTCCtatcacaaccacaaccggAAGGCCAGTTACCGCCGGAGCTGCAACCATGCAGAAGGCAGGCGGAGCCCTGGCTgtcatcgccgtcgccgctGCCCTCCTTTAA
- a CDS encoding hypothetical protein (EggNog:ENOG503P2GB; COG:S), with amino-acid sequence MAWSWTQLSTVSFSTEQISSKNQQGFSIIESRVYSSSSPLLLLPINIYATPTRVSLILSLTITMSSPLRTSPQPPTLDDEISALQSKTSTLLTSPSTLALLSSDPKLTSQSSLHQSHHLQTLYRTCATLTLFRAQDPDPNAVDAGSILGLRIEVVSRAKFLRPYYVLFNRPWASSSSLPGPQRKWLRVHRHTVPSCIPLSGLAARYLPSPDKDDTRRKQDLGKFARGVRREVVRYHARLGTVADLRKAAGLGRGGDGGDKSGLVDISPADAEVRHVSVEWGDGRTGRLVIGDDGEVEKLVVVGENGRDREAGRELLGGLGLAGTVKAEEVVRRLAGTGGA; translated from the exons ATGGCATGGTCTTGGACTCAACTGTCAACTGTGAGTTTTAGCACTGAACAAATCTCCTCGAAAAACCAACAAGGATTCTCAATCATTGAATCTCGCGTTTACAGCAGCTCTAGTCCTCTT CTTCTGCTTCCGATCAATATCTACGCGACACCAACACGCGTCTCGCTCATCCTCTCACTCACCATCACAATGTCCTCCCCACTACGGAcctcacctcaacctccaaccctcGACGATGAGATATCCGCCCTTCAATCCAAAA cctccaccctcctcaccagcccctccaccctcgccctcctgtCATCCGACCCAAAACTcacctcccaatcctccctccaccaatcccatcacctccaaaCCCTCTACCGCACCTGCgcaaccctcaccctctttcGCGCTCAGGACCCCGACCCCAACGCCGTCGACGCTGGCTCCATCCTCGGTCTGAGGATAGAAGTTGTTTCGAGAGCTAAATTTCTCAGGCCGTACTATGTCCTTTTCAACCGCCCCTGGGCgtcttcctcatccctcccagGGCCGCAGAGGAAATGGCTCAGGGTGCACAGACATACTGTGCCAAGCTGTATCCCCCTGTCTGGGTTAGCAGCGAGATACCTCCCCTCGCCGGATAAGGACGATACAAGGAGGAAGCAAGATCTGGGAAAATTTGCCAGGGGAgtgaggagagaggtggtgaggtaTCATGCCAGGTTGGGGACAGTGGCCGATTTGAGGAAGGCTGCTGGGTTAGGtaggggaggggatggtggggataaGAGTGGACTGGTGGATATCAGTCCGGCAGATGCGGAGGTTAGGCATGTGAGCGTTGAGTGGGGGGAcgggaggacggggaggttggtgattggggatgatggggaggtggaaaagttggtggtggtgggggagaatgggagggacagggaggcggggagggagttgcttggggggttggggctggcgGGGACGgtgaaggcggaggaggttgtgaggaggttggcggggacGGGGGGTGCCTGA